From the genome of Fimbriimonadaceae bacterium, one region includes:
- a CDS encoding ferredoxin, with protein sequence METDRQAQLTFHLTGRIDAPGVQPLQAGDLRPALFARFRDLTNLRYDFPLVLAPNEVLSLSELFDRALAGFPEDADRSQLVHHARAIELDVRTRVAGGAQGDLSELVQKSIARLVLERDEVFAKNAESLRAALGADGPVVDCDRAMPSRLFAHLWRAAHTRKGRALRAEVERLVLRLSEILRADFVRSEAGRSPANLKASIGSSFESAFDFDALSRTLARNAPVEALPEARRQRIESLLEVLRGQRFYPSSDGGAQPYEFVFESASAALEAYHDRLPHAIELARAMAIADLEVRGEYRESWHEPLFADFGANGLDPSDLDSFPDYLVCVNSGKMKAPENARLVEMLAMGLPMKIVIQTDDLLGGDRAGDEHLAFGLHNRHLVSTALSLSDVFVLQAGASSLPAMRNRLAKGIAAPGPALFSVYSGAGGSHGPIPPYLVAAAATESRAFPAFVYDPFGGGDWATRFRLDDNPQPELDWPVHRFSYEGADMQRVEEELAFTFLDFAACDLRFANHFARVDRERWNGTMMTAPDALARESKGLPDQVPYVMLVDGDDRLHKVLADQRLLREGRRCLGMWRSLQELGGIHNSHAQRLLEAERHAWEAQAIPSVESSEVVPASPEPATPEEPVEPVETPQTDDPYIETARCTSCNECTQVNAKMFAYNENKQAYIADPDAGTFRQLVEAAESCQVAIIHPGKPRNPDEPGLEELLERAKVFA encoded by the coding sequence ATGGAAACCGATCGACAAGCCCAACTGACGTTTCATCTCACCGGCCGCATCGACGCGCCGGGAGTCCAGCCCCTCCAGGCGGGCGACCTTCGACCCGCCTTGTTCGCGCGCTTCCGGGACCTAACGAACCTGCGCTACGACTTCCCTCTGGTACTCGCCCCAAACGAGGTGTTGAGCCTCTCCGAGCTGTTCGACCGGGCCCTGGCAGGCTTTCCTGAAGACGCCGACCGAAGCCAACTGGTCCACCACGCCCGCGCCATCGAGCTAGACGTGCGCACCCGAGTCGCCGGAGGTGCACAGGGCGACCTCTCGGAGTTGGTGCAGAAGTCGATCGCCCGCCTCGTGCTCGAACGGGACGAGGTGTTCGCGAAGAATGCGGAATCGCTTCGCGCTGCGCTCGGAGCCGACGGCCCCGTGGTGGATTGCGATCGCGCGATGCCGTCCCGGCTGTTCGCCCACCTTTGGCGCGCGGCGCACACGCGAAAGGGCCGCGCCCTCCGGGCCGAGGTGGAGCGCCTCGTGCTCCGGCTGTCCGAAATCCTCCGGGCGGACTTCGTCCGCTCGGAAGCAGGCCGCAGCCCAGCAAACCTCAAAGCCTCGATCGGTTCGAGCTTCGAGTCGGCGTTCGACTTCGACGCGCTTTCGCGGACACTTGCCCGCAATGCACCCGTCGAAGCCCTGCCCGAAGCGAGACGGCAGCGGATCGAGTCGCTTCTGGAGGTCCTCCGCGGGCAGCGCTTCTATCCCAGTTCCGACGGCGGTGCCCAGCCCTACGAGTTTGTCTTCGAGAGCGCGTCCGCGGCCTTGGAGGCGTACCACGATCGGCTTCCCCACGCCATCGAACTCGCCCGCGCGATGGCTATCGCGGACCTGGAGGTCCGGGGGGAGTACCGCGAGTCGTGGCATGAGCCGCTCTTCGCAGACTTCGGGGCCAACGGCCTGGACCCCTCGGACCTCGACTCGTTTCCGGATTACCTCGTGTGCGTGAATTCGGGGAAGATGAAGGCGCCGGAGAACGCGCGTCTCGTCGAAATGCTCGCCATGGGCCTCCCCATGAAGATCGTGATCCAAACCGACGACCTCTTGGGAGGAGACCGCGCCGGCGACGAGCACCTCGCCTTCGGGCTCCACAACCGGCACCTGGTCTCCACCGCGCTGAGCCTCAGCGACGTGTTCGTGCTCCAAGCCGGCGCCTCAAGCCTTCCGGCGATGCGCAATCGCCTCGCCAAGGGCATTGCCGCGCCGGGACCGGCCCTGTTCAGCGTGTACTCCGGCGCCGGAGGCTCGCACGGCCCGATTCCTCCCTATTTGGTGGCGGCGGCGGCGACGGAGTCCCGGGCGTTTCCCGCCTTTGTGTACGACCCGTTCGGCGGAGGCGACTGGGCGACGCGGTTCCGCCTCGACGACAATCCCCAGCCCGAGTTGGATTGGCCCGTTCATCGTTTCTCGTACGAGGGTGCCGACATGCAGCGCGTGGAAGAGGAGCTCGCCTTCACCTTCCTCGACTTTGCGGCATGCGACCTTCGGTTCGCCAACCACTTCGCGCGCGTCGATCGGGAGCGGTGGAACGGCACGATGATGACGGCGCCGGACGCGTTGGCGCGCGAATCCAAGGGCCTCCCGGATCAGGTGCCGTACGTGATGCTCGTCGACGGAGACGATCGGCTGCACAAGGTGCTGGCCGACCAACGGCTGCTGCGCGAGGGGCGGCGTTGCCTCGGCATGTGGCGCAGCCTGCAGGAGTTGGGGGGCATCCACAATTCGCATGCCCAACGGCTGCTCGAGGCCGAGCGCCACGCTTGGGAGGCCCAAGCAATCCCTTCTGTGGAATCCTCCGAGGTAGTGCCCGCCTCCCCCGAGCCGGCGACTCCGGAGGAGCCCGTCGAACCCGTCGAGACGCCGCAAACGGACGATCCCTACATCGAGACGGCGCGGTGCACGAGCTGCAACGAGTGCACCCAGGTCAACGCGAAGATGTTCGCCTACAACGAGAACAAGCAGGCCTACATCGCCGACCCCGATGCAGGCACCTTCCGGCAGCTCGTCGAGGCGGCGGAAAGCTGCCAGGTGGCGATCATCCACCCTGGAAAGCCGCGCAATCCCGACGAGCCCGGATTGGAGGAGTTGCTGGAGCGGGCCAAGGTCTTTGCGTAG
- a CDS encoding thiamine pyrophosphate-dependent enzyme, with amino-acid sequence MHNAPTECLLRMVEERFDLEDYQKGVPRWCTGCGDNAILAAVQRLCRDEALRPEKTVFVSGIGCSSRLPHYMNTYGFHGIHGRALPIAEGIKMARPDLDVFVSTGDGDCCSIGAAHWLHALRYNMNLTVMLHDNQIYGLTKMQASPTSPLGLVTNTTPRGSYLGAMNPLSVTLGVHSASFVAQAVDWIPEVLYQILLAAYRHQGFSFVRIVQRCPEWLPKNMDPWLHDPQRVLLLKHENGLTFDADLSRVYSRQEEHDPANIDRAREIASAGDPIPVGILYHNPDAPLYENLRSDKRLRTARMVQEGLDREFDKFTVWPQGSEGGSNA; translated from the coding sequence ATGCACAACGCACCCACCGAATGTCTGCTGCGGATGGTCGAAGAACGATTCGACCTCGAGGACTACCAAAAGGGCGTGCCCCGCTGGTGCACGGGCTGCGGCGACAACGCGATCCTCGCCGCCGTGCAGAGACTGTGCCGCGATGAAGCCTTGCGCCCCGAGAAGACCGTGTTCGTCTCGGGCATCGGATGCTCGAGCCGCCTGCCCCACTACATGAACACGTACGGGTTCCACGGCATCCACGGCCGTGCGCTTCCGATTGCAGAGGGGATCAAGATGGCGCGTCCCGATCTGGACGTGTTCGTCAGCACCGGGGACGGCGATTGTTGCAGCATCGGCGCCGCGCACTGGCTGCACGCCCTTCGCTACAACATGAACCTGACGGTGATGCTGCACGACAACCAGATCTACGGCCTCACCAAGATGCAGGCCTCCCCCACCTCTCCCCTCGGCCTGGTGACCAACACGACGCCCCGGGGCTCGTATCTGGGCGCGATGAACCCGCTTTCGGTCACGTTGGGCGTGCATAGCGCGTCGTTCGTGGCCCAGGCCGTGGACTGGATTCCCGAGGTCCTCTACCAGATTCTGCTGGCCGCCTACCGCCACCAGGGCTTCTCGTTCGTGCGCATCGTGCAGCGCTGTCCGGAGTGGCTGCCCAAGAACATGGACCCTTGGCTGCACGATCCCCAGCGGGTCCTATTGCTCAAGCACGAGAACGGATTGACGTTCGACGCCGACCTATCCCGCGTGTACTCGCGGCAGGAAGAACACGATCCGGCGAACATCGACCGCGCACGCGAGATCGCCTCCGCGGGCGACCCAATTCCCGTCGGCATCCTCTATCACAACCCCGATGCCCCGCTGTACGAGAACCTGAGGAGCGACAAGAGGCTGCGCACGGCCCGCATGGTTCAGGAGGGGCTGGACCGCGAGTTCGACAAGTTCACCGTTTGGCCGCAAGGCAGCGAGGGAGGATCCAACGCCTGA
- a CDS encoding 2-oxoacid:acceptor oxidoreductase subunit alpha translates to MPESASPKTRRAKLDTPAPSTNGNGQHVAPKGRKSPRRTVVTLQEHIVEVISDSGEGAQRCGQSFGAIAARTGNGVWTVEIIPAEIRPPARSVAGASGNRIRVGAKRVTNGGNETDLVVAFNEQVLLGRIHSRELKPGSTILLESMWRDDPNPSVAASYMDTVQRLVAAGYRVIEIPMEQECLRHVSDARKGKNMFVLGMLCNIYSFDMELARDQVALTFRKKTQAVIDKNLDLLEAGYTWAERNLDFQYKIPAVRATEPQIVVNGNTALALGVLASGMEICAMYPITPATSVSHYLSEAFDKVGGLVHQAEDEIAACAFAIGASYAGKCTVTVTSGPGYSLKQEAIGLAVMGEIPLVVVNVQRGGPSTGQPTKTEQGDLLTTMFGSHGDAPKVVMAPATIEDCFYSVIAARKIAETFNMVVAILSDATLATSQQPFPRPSFQEDWMAPPIDQTPIEPGSKPYDWDPETGLARRFLPGQAGGTHTLTGLAHDELSHVAYDSDTNERSLRARSLKLAALQRTLKTPPVFGPPKGDLLVVGWGSTKGAIEEAVGQLQEEGHKVSSLHLTFIQPMPKGIKEILQRFHQVMTIEGNWSDRLEDSIIDESNRRYSALAMLLRARTLIAVDCWSEVRGQPIKPNTIRQVLLEKLKKA, encoded by the coding sequence TTGCCCGAATCCGCCTCGCCTAAAACCCGCCGAGCGAAGCTCGACACGCCCGCGCCCTCGACCAACGGAAACGGTCAACACGTGGCCCCCAAGGGCCGCAAGTCACCGCGCCGGACGGTCGTGACGCTTCAGGAGCACATCGTCGAGGTCATCAGCGACTCGGGCGAGGGCGCCCAGCGTTGCGGCCAATCGTTCGGCGCCATCGCGGCGCGCACCGGCAACGGGGTGTGGACGGTCGAGATCATTCCCGCCGAGATTCGTCCCCCGGCGCGCAGCGTCGCGGGGGCGAGCGGCAACCGCATCCGTGTGGGCGCCAAACGCGTGACCAACGGCGGCAACGAGACGGATCTCGTCGTGGCGTTTAACGAGCAGGTCTTGCTTGGGCGCATCCACTCCCGCGAACTGAAACCGGGCTCGACGATCCTGCTGGAGAGCATGTGGCGCGACGACCCGAATCCCAGCGTCGCGGCGTCCTACATGGACACGGTCCAACGCCTCGTCGCAGCCGGTTACCGGGTGATCGAGATCCCGATGGAGCAGGAGTGCCTGCGGCACGTCTCGGATGCGCGCAAGGGCAAGAACATGTTCGTCCTGGGCATGCTCTGCAACATCTACAGCTTCGACATGGAGCTCGCGCGCGACCAGGTCGCGCTCACCTTCCGCAAGAAGACCCAGGCGGTCATCGACAAGAACCTCGATCTCCTGGAGGCGGGCTACACGTGGGCCGAGCGGAACCTCGACTTCCAGTACAAGATCCCAGCCGTCCGCGCGACGGAGCCCCAGATCGTCGTGAACGGGAACACGGCCCTGGCGCTCGGGGTGCTCGCCTCGGGGATGGAGATCTGCGCGATGTACCCGATCACCCCGGCGACCTCGGTTTCGCACTACTTGAGCGAGGCGTTCGACAAGGTCGGCGGCCTGGTGCACCAGGCCGAGGACGAGATCGCCGCCTGCGCATTCGCCATCGGCGCCTCGTACGCGGGCAAATGCACGGTCACCGTGACCTCCGGCCCCGGATACTCGCTCAAGCAGGAGGCCATCGGGTTGGCCGTGATGGGCGAAATCCCCTTGGTCGTGGTCAACGTGCAACGTGGCGGTCCCAGTACCGGGCAGCCCACGAAGACCGAGCAGGGCGATCTCCTCACGACCATGTTCGGAAGTCACGGCGACGCGCCCAAGGTCGTCATGGCGCCTGCGACGATCGAGGACTGCTTCTACTCCGTGATCGCCGCCCGCAAGATCGCGGAGACGTTCAACATGGTGGTGGCGATCCTCTCCGACGCCACGCTGGCCACGTCGCAGCAGCCCTTCCCACGGCCGTCATTCCAAGAAGATTGGATGGCCCCACCGATCGACCAGACGCCGATCGAGCCCGGCTCGAAGCCGTACGACTGGGACCCTGAAACGGGTCTCGCGCGGCGGTTCTTGCCTGGGCAGGCAGGAGGCACCCACACGTTGACCGGGCTGGCCCACGACGAGTTGAGCCACGTGGCCTACGATTCGGACACCAACGAGCGTAGCCTGCGCGCCCGGAGCCTGAAGCTCGCCGCGCTTCAACGGACGCTGAAGACTCCGCCGGTGTTCGGCCCCCCCAAGGGCGATCTCCTCGTGGTGGGATGGGGCAGCACGAAGGGTGCGATCGAAGAGGCCGTGGGGCAGCTACAAGAAGAGGGACACAAGGTGTCGTCGCTTCATCTGACCTTCATCCAACCCATGCCGAAGGGGATCAAGGAGATCCTTCAGCGCTTCCACCAGGTGATGACGATCGAGGGCAACTGGAGCGACCGTTTGGAGGACTCGATCATCGACGAGAGCAACCGCCGCTACTCCGCGCTCGCCATGCTGCTGCGCGCGCGCACCCTGATCGCCGTGGACTGCTGGAGCGAGGTCCGGGGTCAGCCGATCAAGCCCAACACGATACGCCAAGTGCTTTTGGAGAAGCTCAAGAAGGCCTAG
- the gltA gene encoding NADPH-dependent glutamate synthase encodes MAKKRTIRSIPQTRTPVRELDPKERARNFEEVNCGYTEAEAILETERCLFCPEPLCISGCPVSIDIPTFIRQVGERDFRGAYDTIAATNLLPAVCGRVCPQENQCEGVCVVGESLEPVAIGRLERFVGDRAISGGWANLPYTEPNGFKIGVVGSGPAGMACAADLAKAGCAVTVFEAFHEPGGVLRYGIPDFRLPNSVVDAEIENLKKLGVEFECNTLVGRLFTIEQMIDEMGFHAVFIGTGAGYPSMLGIPGDSLNGVLSANELLTRCNLMGARNFPNVDTPLPLGKRVAVVGAGNTAMDALRVCLRLGAEQVSCVYRRSKAEAPARAEEVHHAEQEGIAFHWLTNPVEVLDDGEGSVRGMTCVRMELGEPDDSGRRRPVPVEGSEFEIECDQVVFAIGTNANPIIGQTSRLELNKWGYLRADDSLATSLAGVYAGGDIVTGAATVIEAMGAGRKAARSIKSYLGLRDPLDDGKEDAPTLFGIDTREQNFARIRLA; translated from the coding sequence ATGGCTAAGAAACGAACGATCCGGAGCATCCCGCAAACGCGGACCCCGGTTCGCGAACTCGATCCGAAGGAGCGCGCCAGGAACTTCGAAGAGGTGAACTGCGGCTACACCGAGGCCGAGGCGATCCTGGAAACCGAGCGCTGCCTCTTCTGCCCCGAGCCGCTTTGCATCTCCGGGTGCCCGGTGAGCATCGACATCCCCACGTTCATCCGCCAGGTGGGGGAGCGCGACTTCCGAGGGGCGTACGACACGATCGCGGCGACCAACCTCTTGCCAGCCGTGTGCGGGCGCGTGTGCCCGCAGGAGAACCAGTGCGAAGGCGTGTGCGTGGTGGGCGAATCGCTCGAACCCGTCGCGATCGGTCGCCTCGAGCGGTTCGTCGGCGACCGCGCCATCTCCGGCGGCTGGGCCAACCTCCCCTACACGGAGCCCAACGGATTCAAGATCGGCGTCGTCGGTTCCGGCCCAGCCGGGATGGCCTGTGCCGCCGACCTGGCAAAAGCGGGTTGCGCGGTGACCGTGTTCGAGGCGTTCCACGAGCCCGGCGGCGTACTCCGCTACGGCATCCCCGACTTCCGTCTTCCCAATTCGGTGGTGGACGCCGAGATCGAGAACCTCAAGAAACTCGGGGTCGAGTTCGAGTGCAACACGCTCGTCGGCCGACTGTTCACGATCGAGCAGATGATCGACGAGATGGGCTTCCACGCTGTGTTCATCGGAACGGGCGCGGGCTATCCCTCGATGCTCGGTATCCCCGGGGACTCGCTGAACGGCGTGCTCTCGGCGAACGAGTTGCTGACCCGCTGCAACCTGATGGGCGCCCGCAACTTCCCCAACGTGGACACCCCGCTGCCCCTGGGCAAGCGGGTCGCGGTGGTGGGCGCGGGCAACACGGCCATGGACGCCCTGCGCGTGTGCCTGCGGTTGGGCGCGGAGCAGGTGTCGTGCGTCTATCGCCGCTCCAAGGCCGAGGCGCCGGCTCGCGCGGAGGAGGTGCACCATGCCGAACAGGAGGGGATCGCGTTCCACTGGCTCACCAATCCGGTGGAGGTCCTCGACGACGGCGAAGGCAGCGTGCGTGGGATGACCTGCGTGCGCATGGAGTTGGGAGAGCCCGACGACTCGGGAAGACGCCGCCCCGTGCCGGTCGAAGGAAGCGAGTTCGAGATCGAGTGCGACCAGGTCGTGTTCGCGATCGGAACCAACGCGAACCCCATCATCGGCCAGACGTCTCGGCTGGAGCTCAACAAGTGGGGCTACCTCCGGGCGGACGACTCGTTGGCCACGTCGCTGGCGGGCGTCTACGCCGGGGGCGACATCGTGACCGGAGCGGCCACGGTCATCGAGGCCATGGGGGCCGGCCGCAAGGCGGCCCGGAGCATCAAGTCGTATCTGGGGCTTCGCGACCCGCTCGACGACGGGAAGGAAGACGCCCCCACCTTGTTTGGAATCGACACCAGGGAGCAGAACTTTGCCCGAATCCGCCTCGCCTAA
- a CDS encoding copper amine oxidase N-terminal domain-containing protein: MLFLPPIDVYVNQERVTFPDQQPLIAHSRVLVPVRGVFEKMGARVEWTPLVTAVTIDKDTLHIEMSIADRTVTVNGQTRAIDQGVKVVEGRLLVPIRFISETLGATVRWDPDGRTVHIDAPPR; this comes from the coding sequence ATGCTGTTTCTTCCACCCATCGACGTCTACGTCAACCAAGAGCGGGTCACCTTCCCCGACCAGCAGCCGCTCATCGCCCACTCGCGGGTGCTGGTCCCGGTGCGGGGCGTGTTCGAGAAGATGGGCGCGCGCGTCGAGTGGACACCGCTGGTCACCGCCGTGACCATCGACAAGGACACCCTGCACATCGAGATGTCCATCGCGGACCGCACGGTGACGGTGAACGGCCAGACCCGAGCCATCGATCAAGGGGTCAAGGTGGTCGAGGGACGCCTGTTGGTCCCGATCCGATTCATCAGCGAGACCCTGGGAGCCACCGTCCGGTGGGATCCGGACGGGCGCACGGTCCACATCGACGCCC
- a CDS encoding serine hydrolase, translating into MALLATLSIAMVALAGPGPLDARQTRLIDLALHPYAQPDAPGAVVGVVRGGKFLYRKGVGMADLERNVKLTPEHVFFVASVSKQFTATCVLLLEEQGKLKLSDPVRKYVPELPHYDPEPTIQHLLNHSSGIRDYYSLNELKGIDIESYYTDADILSLICRQKELNFKPGDQYSYSNSGYFLLKTIVERVSKQSIQQFSHEQIFEPLGMSHTRYQDGVGMLVPGRALAYGGSIEGGFANAHNSDAVVGTRGLLTTIDDFQKWFDNFKHNKLGKGKQELIARLTTPQKFNDGTPMTYACGLIVRDIRGVKRIAHTGFFAGYRTRVNYYPDSDTMSFVFCNSYAIDPDALSDKIEAIVLADQFEKPKPPEKPREAKPVPVEPASLLPLVGLYLDAESNALLEVTLGEAGLVLVDDAAVQKRLVAEGADRFYEPTKGEEVAIVSRNGRPVGFTVKPPEGKARTFERQVRVTYDAKALEKFAGTYESEEVGAEHQIVMEDGALVLKVYDDKHTLKALPNGDFTCPLGRVSFAPDASSYVVYGGRVKRMPFQRKRDP; encoded by the coding sequence ATGGCTCTCCTGGCCACCCTGTCAATCGCTATGGTCGCCCTTGCCGGGCCCGGTCCGCTCGATGCGCGCCAGACGCGGCTGATCGACCTGGCCCTCCACCCTTACGCCCAGCCCGACGCCCCGGGCGCTGTCGTCGGTGTGGTTCGGGGCGGCAAATTCCTCTATCGCAAAGGCGTCGGCATGGCGGACCTCGAGCGGAACGTGAAGCTCACTCCAGAGCACGTGTTCTTCGTCGCCTCGGTCAGCAAGCAGTTCACGGCGACGTGCGTGCTGCTGCTCGAGGAGCAGGGAAAGCTGAAGCTGAGCGATCCGGTGCGCAAGTACGTCCCCGAACTGCCCCACTACGACCCCGAACCCACGATCCAGCACCTGCTCAACCACTCGAGCGGCATCCGCGATTACTACAGCCTCAACGAGCTGAAGGGGATCGACATCGAGTCGTACTACACCGATGCCGACATCCTCTCCCTGATCTGCCGCCAGAAGGAGCTGAACTTCAAGCCCGGCGACCAGTACTCCTACTCCAACTCGGGATACTTCCTGCTCAAGACGATCGTGGAGCGCGTCTCCAAGCAGAGCATCCAGCAGTTCAGCCACGAGCAGATCTTCGAGCCCCTCGGCATGAGCCATACGCGGTACCAGGACGGTGTGGGCATGCTCGTCCCGGGGCGCGCCCTCGCCTATGGCGGCTCGATCGAAGGCGGGTTCGCCAACGCGCACAACAGCGACGCCGTGGTGGGCACGCGCGGCCTCTTGACGACCATCGACGACTTCCAGAAGTGGTTCGACAACTTCAAGCACAACAAGCTGGGCAAGGGCAAGCAAGAGCTGATCGCCCGACTCACGACCCCGCAGAAGTTCAACGACGGCACGCCTATGACCTACGCCTGCGGGTTGATCGTGCGAGACATCCGCGGAGTGAAGCGGATCGCGCACACCGGGTTCTTCGCCGGCTATCGAACGCGGGTGAACTACTATCCGGACTCCGACACGATGAGCTTCGTGTTCTGCAACTCCTACGCGATCGATCCGGACGCCCTCTCCGACAAGATCGAGGCGATCGTTCTGGCCGACCAGTTTGAAAAGCCGAAGCCTCCCGAGAAGCCGCGGGAAGCGAAACCGGTTCCCGTAGAGCCCGCCTCCCTGCTGCCGCTGGTGGGGCTCTATCTCGACGCGGAGTCGAACGCGCTCCTCGAGGTGACCCTGGGCGAGGCGGGCCTCGTGCTGGTCGACGATGCGGCCGTCCAGAAGCGTCTCGTCGCCGAAGGCGCCGACCGCTTCTACGAGCCCACCAAGGGAGAAGAGGTCGCGATCGTGTCCCGCAACGGGCGCCCCGTCGGGTTCACCGTGAAGCCGCCAGAGGGGAAAGCCCGCACCTTCGAGCGCCAGGTGCGCGTGACGTACGACGCAAAGGCCCTCGAGAAGTTTGCTGGCACCTACGAGTCGGAAGAGGTGGGGGCCGAGCACCAGATCGTGATGGAGGACGGTGCGTTGGTGCTCAAGGTGTACGACGACAAGCACACCCTCAAGGCGCTGCCCAACGGGGATTTCACATGCCCCCTGGGCCGGGTCTCCTTCGCCCCCGACGCAAGTTCGTACGTCGTGTACGGAGGCCGGGTCAAACGCATGCCGTTCCAACGAAAACGCGACCCCTAG
- a CDS encoding PQQ-dependent sugar dehydrogenase: MIARQLLFALAASSLAAACSFAPSDPADPTGGGPSEAGQARNVTQLYNDTCAKCHGVNGEGGGAGAHSFNTWGRFDQDNDRIYFDTIKNGRKDMGMEAYGPTLTDREIWALVVHIRELQAKALRAETGSTRPVNGVVKTDLHSYRIEDFVDSGKGLSTPWSIDWLPDGRALVTNRPGVLFVIDKGTLTKVDGIPPSIELGQGGLLEVAPHPDYAKNGWIYLGIADQAKSGNREALTKIVRGKIDFSNGGAKWTAEQTIYEADQKFYSGAGIHFGTEVVFDGKGHIFFSVGERGTNMRAQDPTTPYGKIMRLNEDGSIPSDNPYPGNPMWTLGHRNPQGLVFDLDGNLWDTEHGPRGGDEVNLIQKGHNYGWPVISTSINYNDSPFVLPWPTGDQDFTMHVFRWLPSIGACGLDVCRGKAFAKWKGDLFAGGLAGANVDRLRMKDGEFYDREEILHGMGRVRDVAFGPDGNLYVILNQPDKIIRLVPTD; the protein is encoded by the coding sequence GTGATCGCCCGACAACTTCTTTTCGCACTGGCGGCCTCCAGCCTCGCCGCCGCATGCTCCTTCGCCCCCTCCGATCCGGCCGACCCGACGGGCGGAGGACCTTCCGAAGCCGGCCAAGCGCGCAACGTCACCCAGCTCTACAACGACACGTGCGCCAAGTGCCACGGCGTGAACGGCGAGGGTGGTGGTGCAGGCGCCCACAGCTTCAACACGTGGGGGCGATTCGACCAGGACAACGATCGGATTTACTTCGACACGATCAAGAACGGACGGAAGGACATGGGGATGGAGGCGTACGGGCCAACGCTGACCGACCGGGAGATCTGGGCGCTCGTCGTCCACATCCGCGAGCTGCAGGCCAAGGCGCTGCGCGCCGAGACCGGCTCGACGCGGCCGGTGAACGGCGTGGTGAAGACCGACCTTCACAGCTACCGCATCGAAGACTTCGTCGACTCGGGGAAGGGACTCTCCACCCCGTGGTCCATCGACTGGCTCCCCGACGGGCGCGCGCTCGTCACCAACCGCCCCGGCGTGCTCTTTGTGATCGACAAGGGGACCCTGACCAAGGTGGACGGGATTCCCCCGAGCATCGAACTCGGCCAAGGCGGACTCCTCGAGGTGGCGCCGCACCCGGACTACGCCAAGAACGGCTGGATCTACCTCGGGATCGCCGACCAGGCGAAATCCGGGAACAGGGAAGCGCTCACGAAGATCGTGCGCGGCAAGATCGACTTTTCCAACGGCGGTGCGAAGTGGACGGCCGAGCAGACCATCTACGAGGCGGACCAGAAGTTCTACTCCGGCGCGGGCATCCACTTCGGCACCGAGGTCGTGTTCGACGGCAAGGGCCACATCTTCTTCTCGGTGGGTGAGCGGGGCACGAACATGCGGGCGCAGGACCCGACGACCCCCTACGGCAAGATCATGCGCCTCAACGAGGACGGCAGCATCCCTTCCGACAACCCCTACCCGGGCAACCCGATGTGGACCCTCGGCCACCGAAACCCGCAGGGGCTGGTGTTCGACCTCGACGGCAACCTCTGGGACACCGAGCACGGTCCGCGCGGCGGCGACGAGGTCAACCTGATCCAGAAGGGCCACAACTACGGCTGGCCGGTGATCTCGACTTCAATCAACTACAACGACTCGCCCTTCGTGCTCCCCTGGCCGACGGGCGACCAGGATTTCACGATGCACGTGTTCCGCTGGCTGCCGTCGATCGGCGCCTGCGGGCTCGACGTGTGCCGAGGCAAGGCCTTTGCGAAGTGGAAGGGCGACCTCTTCGCCGGAGGCCTGGCAGGCGCCAACGTCGACCGCCTTCGCATGAAGGACGGCGAATTCTACGACCGCGAGGAGATCCTCCACGGCATGGGGCGTGTGCGGGACGTCGCCTTCGGCCCCGACGGGAACCTCTACGTGATCCTGAACCAGCCGGACAAGATCATCCGCCTCGTCCCCACGGACTAG